GCCGGAAGGTGTACGCATGGAGTCCGTCATGCGCCTCGACGGCCATCAGGCTGTCATTCAGCTGCGTGAGGCGGTCGATTTCGAGGTCGGGCAGCAGGAAAAGCACGTTTCCATCCTGAATGCAGAAGAGCCCGCGCCCCTGGAGCGAGACCCAGATGCGCCGATCGGAGTCCATGGTCAGGGCCCGAACCCCTACGCCGCGGAGGGCGGGGTATTCCGCGAGTACCTGCATCGCACGGATGCCGGTGTCGGGGGAACGCTGTTTGTCGATATCGATGAGCCGGCCGTTCTCCCACACGATCAGGCGACCGTCCGGCGTCAGGGCCGGCTCGTAGTACACGCCTTCGCCCGGCATCCAGCCGAGCAGCATATCCTCTTCCCCATCGGCCTCGTAGCGGTAGAGCCCGTCCACGCGCTTGAAGAAACCGACGCCGTTCGCGTCTACAACGCCGCTCACCGCATTGTCGAGCGCTCCGACGCGCTGCCAGGCGGCATCCGCCGCATATTTGTACCAGGCGCGCCGTTCGATGGCGTAAAGTGCGTCGTCCTGGCCGTTGATGAGGGCCGTCCACCGGGCGTCATCACCAGGCTGAAAGGTCGCCGGGCGAGGTGCGACGCGGACGAGGCCTTCCGAACGCGAAAGCGTCCAGATCGAGCCGTCTGCCGCGGTCGAGACGCCCTGCAGTTCGACGAGTGGCTGGCCGGCCGACTCCATCACGTGCTCGACGCCCGGGTTGACCAGCTGTATCAGGCCATCCTGCGTCCCGATCCACGTGTTGCCTTCCTTATCGCGGAAGAGGCAGTTGATCCGGTTCGTGGGCATGCCGCTCTGCTCGTTCAGCGGCGCGAGCGGCGCCTGTTTCTGGAGATCCCACATCAGCCCGCCCAGCCGGCCCGACGCCACCGCGATGCGATCCGGTGTGACGCAGATGTGCTCGGCGCCGTTGGCTTGCAACACCAGTTCGAGGGTGCCGTCTGCCGCCAGGCGATACAATCCCTCGCGCTGATGCGTCACCCAGCCGGTGCCGTACATATCGAACCGCAGGAACCGCCATGAGCGGACCTCCATCCGTGCGAGATCCGCATGGAACTGCACGGTGCCGTCTGCCGTGACGCGCCCCGGGCCCAGCCGGCCGTCCAGGACCCATACCGTCCCGTCGGAGGCGATATCCGCGCTGACGATGCCCGAGCCTTCAGGCGTGCCGATCGCATAGCGGTAGCGGGCGTTGGTGAGCTGCTGCGTGCCCATGTCCAGCTTCCAGACCTTTTCCGTCCCGAACATGTACAGCGTATCCTGCCAGGCGACAAAGCGGTGGATGTGTTCGCCGGCCAGCGCCGGAAAGGGCTGCACCGCCTGATCGCCCTGCACAAGCCAGACGCCGCGAGACTCGGTTGCTACCCAGAGGCTGCCATCGGGCAGCGCCTCGATCTCGTAGACCGACGCCGCCGACGAAAGCCCCTCGAAAACCACGTCGTCGAACGTGATCCCGTTAAATACACTCAGACCGGCCGACGTGCCGATCCAGAGCCGGCCATCGACGGTTTGCGCGAGGGTTTTGACGTTTTCGTGGGGCAGCCCCTCCGGGATCGAATAATGCCGGAACGGTATGCGGCCGCCATCTGCCGAGGCGTCGCCGGCATGCAGGGCCATGCCCAGGAGCACGCAACAGAAAAAACGAAGAGATGGACTGTGGGTCAACGTATTCATCGCCTGTTTCTGTAACGGTGTCAGCAACGACGCGGGGACGCACAGGAGTTGCGCGGCTGCTCTGCCGTTAAAAAAAGCGAGGGGTATTCGTAGAAGGGAGGGGCTTATGCGCGTTCCGCCCACGCCACGAATCAAACAAGGCGTATCCTGTCAGTATCGGTTGCGACGCCGGCCTGTTTAAGCCGACACGTCCGAAGCAGGAGAGGCGAGGCAGGACTAGGGTATGAAGGTAGGACGCAACCGACCCATGATACGGGTCAAATTGACTCCTCAAGCATGCGCCTTTGGCGATACCTGCATATTCATGTGAGGGTGCGCCACACATGATTCAGGCCCTGAAAGCCCGTTAGAAGCCACTTATCATAACAAGCCCGGGCCCATCCTCGCACTTCAGCCACACGTTATCCATGTCGCGCCACACATTCATGCGATTGTGGCCGGCATGCGCAAATCCGTTTCTTTCGAGCGTCACCATTGCGCTCCCCTCGGCTAGCTATCACGTTTTGTTTCCACACATGAACCATTTCTACGTACACTCTGGAGGTATACTGAAATGACTACAAATCGCGTCTTCAAGGCGCTTGGAGGCTCGAAAGGCCTTACGTCCCTGGCACTGGCTCTCGGGCTGGGTTTTGCCGCGATGGGATGCGACAGCGCCAGCACCGAACCCGAACCTGAAGCGTGCGGCGGCGAAGGCATTCTGTGCAACGTCTCCGGCGCGCAGGGCGAAGCGGGCTACGGCAAGGACGGCCTTACCCCGTTCGACATGCGCCACTACTGGCCCGTCGACGTTACCCTCGGCACGGCCGGCGAAGTATTCATCGTCGACTGGAACAACCACGTCGTGCGCAAGATCGCGGCGGACGGCACAACCAGCCGCTTCATCGGCATCAGCACCCTGGGCGACGAGAGCACCGGGCCGGCTGACCAGCTGCACCTGAACCATCCGTCGAACCTCACCATCGGGCCGGACGGCGACTACTACCTCGCTTCGTGGCACAACTGGAAGATCAAGCTGATCGACAAGACCACGATGCAGACGTCGGCTCCGGTGGGTACGCTACAGGGCTACGAAGGCGACGGCGGCCCGGCCCAGATGGCCAGGATGGACCTGCCTGCGGCCGTTGTGTTCGACTTCGACGGCAACATGTACATCGCCGACCAGGGCAATGCGCGTATTCGCATCGTCACGCCGGACGGCATGATCGACACGTTCGTCGGTAGCGGCCAGCGCGCGTTCGCGGACGGCGTGGGCTCCGAAGCCAGCTTCTCGCTGCCGTTCGGCCCCGACGCCACGCCGGGTGGCAAGATCGCGATCAACGACGATCGGACGGCCATCTACCTGGCGGACACGAAGAACAACCGCATCCGCAAGATCGACATCGCGACGCGTATGGTCACGACGATCGCGGGTACGGGCGCTGCCGGCTACTCTGGTGACGGCGGCTCCGCGGTGAGCGCGACGCTCAACGGTCCGACGGACGTGTACGTTTCGCACGACCAGGATATCTACTTCGCGGACACCGAAAACCATGTGATCCGCAAAATCGATGTCGCGGGCAACATCTCCACGGTAGTCGGCACGGGCGAAGCCGGCTTCTCCGACGATGCCACGCCTGCGCTGCAAGCAAAGCTGAATCGCCCGTTTGGTATCACGTATGACGAGGGCAACCACACCCTCTACATCGCCGATACCTTCAACCAGCAGATCAAACGCGTCGAGTTGGACCACAACTAAAGACGCCTGAGATCATCCGGCACAGGCCGGAGTTGCGGGCCCCGTTTCGCCTCGTGACTCCGGCCTTGCTGCTACTCCCCCGCCCCGATCGAGATTACCCAAACCCGTTCCACACCCATCGCGATGCGCGGATTCACCGTTCCTGTCCGACTGTCGACGATAACCCGGTCGTTGGCTGCAGCGCTTTTGCTTTTTGTGAGCGCGTGCGACTTCAACCCCGATTTTTCCGAATTTAACGAACACGTGGAAGGCCCGTCGGAGCGCCCCGACGCCTGCAAGGAATTGGGCCTCGTATGCACCGTTGCCGGGGTGGCCGGCGAGGCCGGCTTCGAAGGTAACGGCGGCCCCGCCCTCTCCGCCCGGCTCAATTATCCCGTCGACATCGCCATGGCGCCGCTCACGTTGGCCCAGACCGGCGAAATTTATGTGCTCGACTGGAAGAACAACGCCGTCCGGCGCATCACGCCAGACGGCAGCATCCACGCCTTCATCGGCACCGGCGAACAGGGCGATGCCACCACCGGCGACGCCGGCAGCCTGACCCTGTACGAACCCACCGATCTCATCATCAGCCCGCGCGGCGACTTCTTCCTTACGGACTGGCAGAACTGCAAGATCAAGGTCGTAAATGCGATCACGCTTCAGACGACCGATTCGTACGGAACGACCGTTGGACTGGGCGGCGACGGAGGTCCGGCCGGCCTCGCGCACCTGAACCTCCCCAGCAGCTTCATTTTCGACCCGAACGGAGACATGTACATCTCCGACCAGGGCAACCAGCGCATCCGCCGGATCGACGTCGACGGCGTCATTTCAACCTTTTCAGGCACCGAAGCCGGGTATCACGACGGCGTGAAAGAAGGCGCCCTTTTTCGCTTTTCAGAGGGCGAGGGACTCGTGCCCGGCGGAAAATTGTCGATGAATACCCATGACTGGGCGATGTATATCGCCGATACGGAAAACAACCGGATCCGGCGCATCAACTTTTTCACAGGCGAGGTGACCACGGTCGCCGGCGACGGTACGC
The sequence above is a segment of the Rhodothermales bacterium genome. Coding sequences within it:
- a CDS encoding two-component regulator propeller domain-containing protein is translated as MNTLTHSPSLRFFCCVLLGMALHAGDASADGGRIPFRHYSIPEGLPHENVKTLAQTVDGRLWIGTSAGLSVFNGITFDDVVFEGLSSAASVYEIEALPDGSLWVATESRGVWLVQGDQAVQPFPALAGEHIHRFVAWQDTLYMFGTEKVWKLDMGTQQLTNARYRYAIGTPEGSGIVSADIASDGTVWVLDGRLGPGRVTADGTVQFHADLARMEVRSWRFLRFDMYGTGWVTHQREGLYRLAADGTLELVLQANGAEHICVTPDRIAVASGRLGGLMWDLQKQAPLAPLNEQSGMPTNRINCLFRDKEGNTWIGTQDGLIQLVNPGVEHVMESAGQPLVELQGVSTAADGSIWTLSRSEGLVRVAPRPATFQPGDDARWTALINGQDDALYAIERRAWYKYAADAAWQRVGALDNAVSGVVDANGVGFFKRVDGLYRYEADGEEDMLLGWMPGEGVYYEPALTPDGRLIVWENGRLIDIDKQRSPDTGIRAMQVLAEYPALRGVGVRALTMDSDRRIWVSLQGRGLFCIQDGNVLFLLPDLEIDRLTQLNDSLMAVEAHDGLHAYTFR